CTATTATAATTCCAATCGGTCCGTAAAGTTCTATTTGAAGTGGTAATATTGTTCCAAAAAAACCAGTAGTTATAACTCCTTTATTTCCAAATAGATAGATTAGACCAATTCCATGCATCATAGTTGGTGCAAATAATGGCAACATATAAATCAATCTGAAAATTGCTTTGAACTTTATATCTCTTCTTGTAAGTCCATAGGAATAAAGAAATCCCAATACGACAGATATTACTGTTGTAAAAATAGAAACATTTATAGTGTTAAATAGTGCCTGTTTCGTATTTTCAGTAGTAAAAAAATTTAAGAAATTTGCGCATCCAACAAAAACACCATTTTTATCTTGAATACTCTTCAGAAGAAGTTCAAATAGAGGAAGTACTATTGCCGTGAACAACGCAAGGAACATTATTATTATCAATATAAAAATAAGTCTGTCTTCGCTAGTATATTTAATTTTTTGAGTTCTCATTACAATCCTGTCGTAGTTTAAAATTAAGCTGAGTATTAGTAAACTTTTTGATCATACAAATACCCAACTTGAAACTATATCTCTTCTATTATTTCGTGAAAAAAGATACCTCTTTCATTCAAACCTTCGAAAACATCTTCTGGTCTGAAAACTTTCTCTGGAATTAAAACACCATGCTCATTAATCAAATTTTTGGCAATCAGTCTGACTGCTACAGCAACTGGTAGGGCAACATTCTTTGTATAGGCTCTTAAACCACTCCATTCTTCAATCGATCCGTCAGATTTTGGATGAGTATGATACATTGTGTATCTATATTTTTTCCCTTCTTTTTCTCCTTCGATCTCCACATGAAGAGCATATCCATAAAGTGATGTAGTCGTTCCTTGTACTGATTCTGTTAGATATTTTGATATTACATCCATTATGCCATAACTATTGCCATTTAGCTCAACCTTCTCATTTTTTAAAATACCCCAATTATAAAGAGCTCTTACTAATTGCATATTTTTTTCAGGCCATGTACCTCTTACTTCAATCAGATTAGCATCTTTTCCAATACTTTTTAGATATTGAGGCAATGTAACTGTTTCAGAATGAGGAATTATATACTGAGGTAGTGTTCCGTAAGGTTCTGGTAATTTTATAAATCTTTCTCTAGCAAAAGGTGGAACTTGAACAAATTCTCCATTTTCATAAACTACTCTACTTTCAAGCTTTGGATCATATTCATAAGTAGTTGTCTCAGCAATAGACTTCGAAAATGCTATCGGTCTAAAAGCTCCATGACTAATTCTTATAGTATCAATTTTATCAAGTTTATTACAAATACTTACAGCCATCATATTGGTAGTTCCAGGAGTCATTCCAAAACCTGGAACAAGAACTTTTCTATTTTCTTTAAAAATACGATCGTATTTATACTCATCTCCAAAACCATTAAAATTAACCCCATGAACATTTGATTTGGCAATAATTTTGGAAGATTGATCATTTTGAGAAATAGTAGTACCATCCATAACAATATCATACTCAGAAACTATTTTTACAGCTTCTTCCTCATTGTAGATATCAATCGATCTAAAATCCACTTTATCTGAGTTACAATTGTTAACAACTTCCAGTCCCTCTTTTTGATTTATATCAGCTACTGTTATCCTTTCAAACTCTGCTGATTTAGCAAGATCATAGACAGTTTCTCTGCTGATTTTACCAGCTCCCCCCAAACATAATACCTTCATTTCTCACCTTTCAATGTTTTAGTATATTGTTTCTCCGTTATTATAAATCAGAAGCTTACTCTGATTAAGATTTATAGAATACTTTTGATTTCTGGTTATTGACTTATTATCAAGTTCAGAAGCTGGAACATCCACTTCTACTATCTGATTTTCAAAATCATCCACTTCGAAGGAAACTCTATAAAAATTACCCTTAAATTCGATATCTCTAATCATTCCCTGATAACTATTCTCTGCATTATAAATTCCTCTGGCAATTTCAATATGCTCTGGTCTAATAGCAAAAAATTTTCGTTTAGTCTCAGATGCGGTATCTTTTAATTTTATGAAGTTCATATTTCCAATAAAGTCTGCAACAAACATGTTTTCTGGATTATCATAAATATTTTTTGGAGTATCATTCTGAACAATTATTCCTTTATTCATAACAGCAATTTTATCAGACATAGAGATTGCTTCTTCCTGATCATGTGTTACCATAATTGTTGTAATTTTCAGCTGTTCATGAATTCTTCTAAGCTCTTTTCTTAATCTAACTCTTACTTTTGCATCTAATGCTGACAAGGGTTCATCCAAAAGTAGTAATTTTGGTGATAGGACTAAAACTCTTGCCAAAGCAACCCTCTGCTGCTGTCCTCCAGATAATTCTGCAGGATATGCTTTTATCTTATCATACAATCCTACAAGATCCAATACCTCTTTAACCTTATCTTGTATAATTTTCTTTTCAGTTTTTTTATTTTTCAATCCAAATGATACATTATCAAATACATTTAGATTTGGAAAAAGGGCATAAGACTGAAAAACTATTCCAAAATTTCTTTTAGAAGCACATAAACTGGTAATATCATTACCCTCAAGAATTACACGTCCTTGGCTTGCTTCTTCAAGGCCTGCAATTATTCTTAGTAAAGTTGTTTTTCCACAACCTGATGGACCTAAAAGACTTACAAACTCTCTATTTTCAACAAATAGTTCGATATCTTTTAACACTTGAAGTGAATCAAACGATTTACTTACATTATCAATTTTTAAAAATGGAGTGCTCATAATTTACCTCGTAAATGTTCCGGGAGTTATTTTACTCCCGGATTTATCCAACTATTTTTTAGGTTCAGATTTTGAATCGTATCTTCTGCTCCACTCATTTAAAATTCTTTCACGATTTTTTGCAGCCCAGTTAAAATCATTTTTAATTAACTGTTTTTCAGGGTTTTGAGGAAATCCTGCAGGTGGTTTAATTGATGATTCAACAGTAATTATAGCGAAGCTTTTAGCATACTCTTCCATAGCCCCATCGGAAATAGCCCAGTCTAAGAAAAGTTTTGCTTGCTCTTTAATCTCTTTTTTCATGATCAGAGCATTGGCTTCAAGATCCCAACCTGAACCTTCTATTGGAAAGTATGTTTCCACAGGTTGACCACTTTGCTTCTGCTTGATTCCTCTATAACCAAAGGAGATTCCAACAGGATATTCACCTGCACCAGCCAGTTTGGCAGGTTTTGAACCTGAATGAGTGTATGTAGCCATATTTGCATGAAGCTTATCTAAATATTCCCAACCCTTTTCTTCTCCCATCAATTGAAGAATAGCCGATACAGTTAAATAACCTGTACCTGAAGAAGCAGGATTAGGCATAA
This sequence is a window from Candidatus Delongbacteria bacterium. Protein-coding genes within it:
- a CDS encoding saccharopine dehydrogenase NADP-binding domain-containing protein; the encoded protein is MKVLCLGGAGKISRETVYDLAKSAEFERITVADINQKEGLEVVNNCNSDKVDFRSIDIYNEEEAVKIVSEYDIVMDGTTISQNDQSSKIIAKSNVHGVNFNGFGDEYKYDRIFKENRKVLVPGFGMTPGTTNMMAVSICNKLDKIDTIRISHGAFRPIAFSKSIAETTTYEYDPKLESRVVYENGEFVQVPPFARERFIKLPEPYGTLPQYIIPHSETVTLPQYLKSIGKDANLIEVRGTWPEKNMQLVRALYNWGILKNEKVELNGNSYGIMDVISKYLTESVQGTTTSLYGYALHVEIEGEKEGKKYRYTMYHTHPKSDGSIEEWSGLRAYTKNVALPVAVAVRLIAKNLINEHGVLIPEKVFRPEDVFEGLNERGIFFHEIIEEI
- a CDS encoding putative 2-aminoethylphosphonate ABC transporter substrate-binding protein — translated: MKRFSFLVLVVLSMILVNCTGKQDATKGEITVYTALEDDQVKVYLDRFYQSYPDIKVNLVRNSTGIVTAKLLAEKDNPVADVVWGTAATSLLLADEAGLLAPYAPKGIERVKAQYKDSRKVPHWVGIDAWMTGIVVNTVEMEKAGLSAPKSYNDLINPVFQNKLVMPNPASSGTGYLTVSAILQLMGEEKGWEYLDKLHANMATYTHSGSKPAKLAGAGEYPVGISFGYRGIKQKQSGQPVETYFPIEGSGWDLEANALIMKKEIKEQAKLFLDWAISDGAMEEYAKSFAIITVESSIKPPAGFPQNPEKQLIKNDFNWAAKNRERILNEWSRRYDSKSEPKK
- a CDS encoding ATP-binding cassette domain-containing protein is translated as MSTPFLKIDNVSKSFDSLQVLKDIELFVENREFVSLLGPSGCGKTTLLRIIAGLEEASQGRVILEGNDITSLCASKRNFGIVFQSYALFPNLNVFDNVSFGLKNKKTEKKIIQDKVKEVLDLVGLYDKIKAYPAELSGGQQQRVALARVLVLSPKLLLLDEPLSALDAKVRVRLRKELRRIHEQLKITTIMVTHDQEEAISMSDKIAVMNKGIIVQNDTPKNIYDNPENMFVADFIGNMNFIKLKDTASETKRKFFAIRPEHIEIARGIYNAENSYQGMIRDIEFKGNFYRVSFEVDDFENQIVEVDVPASELDNKSITRNQKYSINLNQSKLLIYNNGETIY